Genomic segment of Psychrobacter sanguinis:
CATAATCGCGCAAAAAGCTGATGGCATTACCACCGACACCGCAACCAAAGCAGTTATAAACGTTCTTTTGTGGATTGACATAAAAAGAGGGCGTTTTTTCGCCATGAAAAGGACAGTTGCCTTTAAATTCTTTGCCGGCACGTTTTAAAGTGGTGTGTTTGCCAATAATCCCTACCAAATCGGCTTGGCTATTTAATTGATCAAGAATATGGTTAGGGATGCTCATAATTGCGTTTGGCCTTACCAAATATAGAACGATTTTAGGGAAGTTTTGCGCGACAGAATAAAATCTGTTTTTTTTAGACAGATAAGCCACTTTAAAGGGTTAGCTTGTAAAGTGGCTTAATGATATAACTTTGAGTGCATGAAAGGTAGGTAAACTCAGACTATAAAAGCCGACATACCGCTTAGATTCATCTTAGCTCATGCTTATTAATGCTTAGTGAATACTTACTAGATAGTTCACTAGGTAACCCATTGAATAATTCAACAGGATCAACAGCATTAGGTAACTCGCTAAACTAAACAGTTACTTAATGGGCACTAGACAAGTATCTAGTGGACTTATTGGTCAACGCTGTTATCAGGATACATCTGTTTTGGACTGGCAATACGGTTTTGAGGCTGAGTATTGGCTTCCTCTGGTAAACCGAGACCTAAGTTTACACCGCGGCGACCACTTTCAATAGGAGGTAAGTTTTGTCCAGAAGCTGCGGCATTATCTGTTGGTAGCTGTAACTGAGCTGCTTGTTGAATAACTTGCTGCTTAGTAGGACCCGTGTACGTAGATGTTTCAGCATCAGAGTCAGCACGTTTGTCAGAACGACCAAGCTTACCATAGGTCATTCTACTCAATAGGCTACCAGCACGATTATTACTGATACGAACTTTACCATCACGGGTTAGCCATTCAGGATAGTTGATCTGTAATAAGGTTTTGTATTGCTGAGCTAAGTCATTTAAGCCTAATTGCTCATTGGTATACGCTAAGATAGCGATAGCTTCAGGAACTTGCTGGCTTTGTGGGAAATATTGGAATACCCATTTTGCACGGTTTGCTGCAGCAACGTAGGCTTCACGCTTGATATACCAACGCGCAGCTGATAACTCACTTTCAGCAAACTGGTTATAGATATACGTCATACGCTGAGCGGCGTCTGGTGCATAGCTACTATTTGGGAATTTAGCCAATAACTCTTGGAAGTTACCAAAAGCCAAACGGTAGTATGAGGTATCACGATGCGCCTGTTGCAGCTTGGTGATATTCAGCAAACTGCTGGTACCAGCTTGCATGTTTGCCACGCCGCGCACATAGTAAGCATAATCGACTTGGTTATTGCGAGGATATAGCTTAATAAACTGCTCAGCACTGGTAACCGCTAAGGCATATTCGTTTGATTGGAATTGGCTATACATCAAGTCTAATAGCGCTTGTTCTGCGTACGCACCTGTCGGATAGAACGTACGAAGCTCTGACAATTGCTCTGCAGCGTAAATGTAACGCCCTTTGTCCATAGCATCAACCGCTTCTTTATAGTACTGAGCGTCTGTTTTTTCTGCAGTGGCTACCGCATCACTGTCTTTACCAGTAATGTTTTTTAGCGTCTGACAGCCTGTTAGGCTAAGCATACCGGCTGTTAATAAGGCGACAGTAAGCTTGGTCTTACGAGAAGCGTTAGGGGAATTAGGGGTTAATGCAGTAAATAACGAAGTTGAAGCACGCTGCATGGAAATCTCCGCAGAATATTTTAGTCAAATTTTAGTGGCTCTAGTGTAGCACGCTACCATAATATTTTGGTATAGGATTGTTGAGTGATTGCTACCTTAATCTATTTGGCGCCTTTGTTTATGGTCTGATACAGTATTATCTAAAAATAATTTAATTACTTTATAGTATCAAAATAACTTATATAACCGCATCGGCTATCTAGGTAATTCAATGAGAATAAGCCAAATCATGCTACACTTAGCATATTTATAAGAAACTCAATTTGGTCCAAATCACTATGTCAGCAAAAGAAACGTCAGCAAAAGAAACAAAGTCAACGAAAGTGTCCTCCTCAACGTCAGAAAAGACAGCAGCTACCTCAGAGAACTTATCCCCGTTGAAAAATAGCCCAAACTTAACAACCAATCAAGCAGGATCAACGGCTAAATCGGCTCAGTTAGATTCTGAGTCTACTTTAACAGATAATGAGAACCCTTCTATGTCGCATTCGGCAGATACACCATTAGACCCACAGGCACAGACAGTGAAGCCATCTGACCCTGAGTCCACTGCGGATTATGAGGACAGCTTGGGCGAAGCAGACTTTGATGACGAAGACTTTGAGGGTGAAGATTTAGAAGACCTAGAAGATTTGGAGGACTTAGAAGATCTAGAGTCTGATGAGTTAACATTAGAAAATGAGGCGTCTTTAAATCCAGTTTTAGAGGTTGAAGCTGAGTACACAGTGACCGATGACAAAGCAGGACAGCGCATTGATAAACTGGCGGCAGAGCTGTTTGCCGATCATTCTCGCTCGCAGCTACAAGAATGGCTAAAGTCAGGTAACTTAACGGTCAATGGCGAAGTAGAAAAACCAAAATACAGAGTTAGGGTGGGCGATAAGTTGTTGTTACAAGCCAAGCTTGAGCAGCATGGAACGGATGAACCTGAAGACATCGCTTTAGATATCATGTATGAAGATGACAGTGTGCTGGTAATTAACAAGCCTGTGGGCATGGTGGTACATCCTGGCGCTGGTAATTGGACAGGAACCTTGGTTAATGGTTTGTTATATCACTATCCCAATCAAGCCCATTTGCCAAGAGCTGGTCTGGTACACCGTATTGATAAAAATACTTCAGGACTGTTGGTCATTGGCAAGACTAAAGCGGCTCAAATGGAGCTGCAAGACCAACTAAGAGACAAAACTGTGTATCGTCATTATCAATGTATTGTTGCCGGTGATGTGGCAAGTCTGAAACGTCAGCGTACCATTGATGCTCCGATAGGCCGTCATCGTACCCAGCGTACTAAGATGACCGTGAGCAGTGTGGGCAAGCCTGCGGTCACTCATATCATGAACATTACTGCTTTAAACGACAACTATAGTCTGCTCGATGTACAGTTAGAAACCGGCCGTACTCACCAAATTCGTGTCCATTTAAGTCATATCGGTCATCCTATCATTGGAGATGATGTCTATGGTAATCGTCAGCAGTTAAGAGCCGGACTAACCCCAGAGCAGCGTGAAGCTATCCAAAAATTCCCGCGCCAGGCACTGCATGCCTATCAATTAGGGTTTGTTCATCCTGAGACAGGCGAGGATATTGAAGTCACCGCGCCGCTTCCTGATGACATTATAAAACTGGCTGAAATTCTAAGTGAATAAATGAGTAAAAGTGTCGCTTTGGGCCAAAGGCTAATATAGGTTTAATGTTCAAATAAGTTTAACGCTTAAATGAGCTATCAGGCTTAGCTTCTGTCCATTTCTGTCAATGAATATACGGGTATTAACATGTCAAATTTGCCCAAGGCTCAACCTTATCAAGTACTGGCTCATATTGATAACGTTTTGATAGTTCAAACCAATGCCGGTACGCTGTTAACAACGCCCGCTGATAGCACGTTTGATAAAACGGCTGTTAACACAACTGGTGAAGAGCCGAATCAGTCAAACAGCTTTGGCCAATTTAACTTGGGTCTGCATGTCAACGATGACCCTACCCAAGTGCTGCATAACAGAGCAGTGCTGTTACAGCTGTTGAATGAGTATCTGATAGCGCATGATTCTGAATCTGAACCTGAACATCAACATGAAAATGGCAAAGTAGCGGCTGTTGAAGCCATTTACTGGTTAAACCAAATTCACAGCAATCAGGTGATACGCGTTGATGCGACCGATCAGAAAGCACCCCATAAGCTGTCTTTGACGCCTCCTTCTGCCGATGCTTTGGTCACTGTAGCACCTCATCAAGCAT
This window contains:
- a CDS encoding outer membrane protein assembly factor BamD is translated as MQRASTSLFTALTPNSPNASRKTKLTVALLTAGMLSLTGCQTLKNITGKDSDAVATAEKTDAQYYKEAVDAMDKGRYIYAAEQLSELRTFYPTGAYAEQALLDLMYSQFQSNEYALAVTSAEQFIKLYPRNNQVDYAYYVRGVANMQAGTSSLLNITKLQQAHRDTSYYRLAFGNFQELLAKFPNSSYAPDAAQRMTYIYNQFAESELSAARWYIKREAYVAAANRAKWVFQYFPQSQQVPEAIAILAYTNEQLGLNDLAQQYKTLLQINYPEWLTRDGKVRISNNRAGSLLSRMTYGKLGRSDKRADSDAETSTYTGPTKQQVIQQAAQLQLPTDNAAASGQNLPPIESGRRGVNLGLGLPEEANTQPQNRIASPKQMYPDNSVDQ
- a CDS encoding RluA family pseudouridine synthase gives rise to the protein MSHSADTPLDPQAQTVKPSDPESTADYEDSLGEADFDDEDFEGEDLEDLEDLEDLEDLESDELTLENEASLNPVLEVEAEYTVTDDKAGQRIDKLAAELFADHSRSQLQEWLKSGNLTVNGEVEKPKYRVRVGDKLLLQAKLEQHGTDEPEDIALDIMYEDDSVLVINKPVGMVVHPGAGNWTGTLVNGLLYHYPNQAHLPRAGLVHRIDKNTSGLLVIGKTKAAQMELQDQLRDKTVYRHYQCIVAGDVASLKRQRTIDAPIGRHRTQRTKMTVSSVGKPAVTHIMNITALNDNYSLLDVQLETGRTHQIRVHLSHIGHPIIGDDVYGNRQQLRAGLTPEQREAIQKFPRQALHAYQLGFVHPETGEDIEVTAPLPDDIIKLAEILSE